The following coding sequences lie in one Kribbella sp. NBC_00709 genomic window:
- the ligD gene encoding non-homologous end-joining DNA ligase, whose translation MSPAGPPVLPMMAALGQMPSGPGWSYELKWDGIRVIAEVDNGVCRLWSRNSHDISGGYPELIGLAEAPGLRLPAVLDGEIVTLDENGAPSFGLLQRRMHVRDPRQLRHLITEVPVSVRLFDILRFDGKWLLEATYDERRGLLDSLDIGDPFWEIPPALLDGTDALDQSAAQGLEGVVAKRRKSRYLPGRRSADWIKIKPVQTRDVVLCGWHPGEGNREGMIGSFYCGAYAEPGGDLVLIGKVGSGLDFATLDMLSAELSGLEVDRPSFDASSIPMTDRRRAHWLDPVLVAEVTYSGWGGDGRLRHPVWRGLRLDIDPETVLVS comes from the coding sequence ATGAGCCCGGCCGGTCCGCCCGTGCTGCCGATGATGGCGGCGCTGGGGCAGATGCCATCGGGTCCGGGCTGGTCGTACGAGTTGAAGTGGGACGGCATCCGCGTCATCGCCGAGGTCGACAACGGGGTGTGCCGGCTGTGGTCGCGCAACAGCCACGACATCTCCGGCGGGTACCCGGAGCTGATCGGTCTCGCCGAAGCGCCGGGGTTGCGGCTGCCCGCCGTACTGGACGGTGAGATCGTCACCCTGGACGAGAACGGAGCCCCGTCGTTCGGTCTGCTGCAGCGCCGGATGCACGTCCGCGATCCACGCCAGCTCAGGCACCTGATCACCGAGGTGCCGGTCTCGGTCCGGCTCTTCGACATCCTTCGGTTCGACGGCAAGTGGTTGCTAGAGGCAACGTACGACGAACGTCGCGGTCTGCTCGACTCGCTCGACATCGGCGACCCGTTCTGGGAGATCCCACCGGCGCTGCTGGACGGCACGGACGCCCTGGACCAGTCCGCCGCGCAAGGACTCGAAGGCGTCGTGGCGAAGCGGCGCAAGTCGCGGTACCTGCCGGGCCGTCGCAGCGCCGACTGGATCAAGATCAAGCCGGTGCAGACCAGGGACGTCGTGCTGTGCGGGTGGCATCCGGGGGAGGGCAACCGGGAAGGGATGATCGGTTCCTTCTACTGCGGCGCGTACGCCGAACCGGGTGGCGACCTCGTGCTGATCGGTAAGGTCGGATCCGGCCTGGACTTCGCGACCCTCGACATGCTCAGCGCGGAACTGTCCGGCCTCGAGGTCGACCGCCCGTCGTTCGACGCGTCGAGCATCCCGATGACCGACCGGCGGCGCGCGCACTGGCTCGATCCCGTGCTGGTCGCCGAGGTCACCTACTCCGGCTGGGGCGGCGACGGCCGGCTCCGGCATCCGGTCTGGCGTGGATTGCGGCTCGACATCGACCCCGAAACGGTGCTGGTGTCCTGA
- a CDS encoding ATP-dependent DNA helicase: protein MAVGVDVRDLLEAAVAGIAGQTRPGQVEMAQAVDTAMHDGSHLLVQAGTGTGKSLGYLVPALLHAIEDRRVVVSTATLALQSQLVDRDVPALLDATEKLLPRRPSYAIQKGRNNYACLHRIREGAPDEDGMLIDVPPPGEVGRQVIELRDWAEQQLADGEAGDRDHAPSHQYQAWQQVAIAARECLGAQKCPYGEECFAEKAKEHARKADIVITNHALLSIDAFENRTVLPEHDVVIVDEAHELPARVTGAAGDELSPQMVERAAKRARRFVDDDKADDLIDASDALRAALDGTREGRIEAANGPVLEAAALVRDAARGMYSDLNKKSDDKDDDPDGAKRQSKGAVKEIFDVAERVAALSDLDVVWMIDRDRFGRELRIAPLTVAGLLRELVLRGRTAVLTSATLTLGGDFDAIARQVGLRPADKLDDDEEMPELEDSETAPLPWRGLDVGSPFEYEKQAILYVAKHLPPPHRDGLGKKQFEEIIDLITAAGGRTLGLFSSRRAAEAATAAVREATDLKVLCQGDAQLGELAREFVDDPETSLFGTLSLWQGIDVPGSTCNLVIIDRVPFPRPDEPLMAARQRAVDEAGGNGFMAVAATHAGLLLAQGTGRLIRRSTDRGVVAILDPRIVTQRYGAFLRASLPPMWPTADREKVLGALKRLQSS from the coding sequence GTGGCGGTGGGTGTTGATGTGCGGGATCTGCTGGAAGCTGCCGTGGCCGGGATCGCAGGACAGACGCGGCCAGGGCAGGTGGAGATGGCGCAAGCCGTGGACACCGCGATGCATGACGGATCGCATCTCCTCGTCCAGGCCGGCACCGGCACCGGCAAGTCCCTCGGGTACCTCGTGCCCGCGCTGCTGCATGCGATCGAGGACCGCCGGGTGGTCGTCTCCACGGCAACCCTCGCGCTCCAGTCACAGCTCGTCGACCGCGACGTGCCGGCGCTCCTCGACGCGACGGAGAAGCTCCTCCCGCGCAGACCGTCGTACGCGATCCAGAAGGGGCGGAACAACTACGCCTGCCTGCACCGGATCCGCGAGGGCGCACCGGACGAGGACGGGATGCTCATCGACGTGCCGCCGCCCGGTGAGGTCGGCCGCCAGGTGATCGAGCTGCGCGACTGGGCCGAGCAGCAGCTGGCCGACGGCGAGGCCGGCGACCGGGACCACGCGCCCTCCCACCAGTACCAGGCCTGGCAGCAGGTGGCGATCGCTGCGCGCGAGTGCCTCGGCGCGCAGAAATGCCCGTACGGCGAGGAGTGTTTCGCCGAGAAGGCCAAGGAGCACGCCCGCAAGGCCGACATCGTCATCACCAACCACGCCCTGCTCTCGATCGACGCCTTCGAGAACCGGACCGTCCTGCCCGAGCACGACGTCGTGATCGTCGACGAGGCTCACGAGCTGCCCGCCCGGGTCACCGGCGCCGCGGGGGACGAGCTGTCGCCGCAGATGGTCGAGCGCGCCGCCAAGCGCGCCCGCCGGTTCGTCGACGACGACAAGGCCGACGACCTGATCGACGCCTCCGACGCCCTCCGCGCGGCCCTCGACGGCACCCGCGAAGGCCGGATCGAGGCAGCCAACGGTCCGGTCCTGGAGGCTGCCGCCCTGGTCCGCGACGCCGCCCGCGGGATGTATTCCGACCTCAACAAGAAGTCCGACGACAAGGACGACGACCCGGACGGCGCCAAGCGGCAGTCCAAGGGCGCGGTCAAGGAGATCTTCGACGTGGCCGAGCGGGTCGCCGCGCTGAGCGATCTCGACGTCGTCTGGATGATCGACCGCGACCGCTTCGGTCGCGAGCTCCGGATCGCGCCGCTGACCGTAGCCGGCCTGCTCCGCGAGCTGGTCCTCCGCGGGCGCACCGCCGTCCTCACCTCTGCCACGCTCACCCTGGGCGGCGACTTCGACGCGATCGCCCGCCAGGTCGGTCTCCGGCCCGCCGACAAGCTCGACGACGACGAGGAAATGCCGGAGCTGGAGGACTCGGAGACGGCTCCGCTGCCGTGGCGCGGTCTCGACGTCGGCTCCCCGTTCGAGTACGAGAAGCAGGCGATTCTGTATGTCGCCAAGCATCTGCCGCCCCCGCACCGCGACGGGCTGGGCAAGAAGCAGTTCGAGGAGATCATCGACCTGATCACCGCGGCCGGCGGCCGGACACTCGGCCTGTTCTCGTCCCGTCGCGCCGCCGAGGCCGCGACGGCCGCAGTGCGCGAGGCCACTGACCTCAAGGTGCTGTGTCAGGGCGACGCGCAGCTCGGTGAGCTGGCCCGCGAGTTCGTCGACGACCCGGAGACGTCGCTGTTCGGGACGCTGTCGCTGTGGCAGGGGATCGATGTGCCGGGCTCGACCTGCAATCTGGTGATCATCGACCGCGTCCCGTTCCCGCGCCCCGACGAGCCCCTGATGGCAGCCCGCCAGCGAGCAGTCGACGAAGCGGGTGGCAACGGGTTCATGGCTGTCGCCGCGACGCACGCCGGGCTGCTGCTCGCCCAGGGCACCGGCCGGCTGATCCGCCGCAGCACCGACCGCGGCGTGGTCGCGATCCTCGACCCCCGCATCGTCACCCAGCGGTACGGCGCGTTCCTGCGCGCCTCCTTGCCCCCGATGTGGCCGACCGCCGATCGTGAGAAGGTGCTTGGCGCCTTGAAACGACTGCAGTCCTCATGA
- a CDS encoding COG4705 family protein, with product MQIRVFPAPKVPAVFLLFWVVKLLTTGIGETASDFLGTISIPLAAVVGVGGFFAALYLQLKAESYHPVRYWTTVLGVAVFGTMIADGPHVALGTPYWFDSIVYLVLLCGLLTWWKRSEGTISVHSITTARRERFYWGVVLLTFGLGTAVGDATAIDFGLGFTWSILLFAVLIVVPLGLWKLGLNVTVAFWASYVLTRPLGASVADWLGKGTHDGGVGWGIGPVTGIGLLLFAVFVAYLTVTHNDVDHAAVHARDSAGSEPDPVLDSAP from the coding sequence ATGCAGATACGAGTCTTCCCGGCCCCAAAGGTCCCCGCGGTATTCTTGCTGTTCTGGGTGGTCAAGCTCCTGACGACCGGGATCGGCGAGACCGCATCGGACTTCCTCGGCACCATCAGCATCCCGCTGGCGGCCGTCGTCGGGGTCGGTGGCTTCTTCGCCGCCCTCTACCTGCAACTGAAGGCCGAGAGCTACCACCCGGTGCGCTACTGGACGACCGTGCTCGGCGTCGCCGTCTTCGGCACGATGATCGCCGACGGACCACATGTCGCGCTCGGTACGCCGTACTGGTTCGACTCCATCGTGTACCTCGTACTGCTGTGCGGCCTGCTGACTTGGTGGAAGCGCAGCGAAGGCACCATCTCTGTGCACTCGATCACCACGGCGCGGCGCGAGCGGTTCTACTGGGGCGTCGTCCTGCTGACCTTCGGCCTCGGCACCGCCGTCGGTGACGCCACCGCCATCGACTTCGGCCTCGGCTTCACCTGGTCGATCCTGCTCTTCGCCGTGCTCATCGTGGTGCCGCTCGGCCTGTGGAAGCTCGGCCTCAACGTCACGGTCGCGTTCTGGGCGTCGTACGTCCTGACCCGACCGCTCGGCGCCTCGGTCGCCGACTGGCTCGGCAAAGGCACCCACGACGGCGGTGTCGGCTGGGGAATCGGCCCCGTCACCGGGATCGGGCTACTGCTCTTCGCGGTGTTCGTCGCCTACCTGACCGTGACTCACAACGACGTCGATCATGCGGCGGTCCACGCCCGTGACTCGGCCGGCAGCGAACCCGACCCGGTCCTCGACTCGGCTCCCTAG
- the secD gene encoding protein translocase subunit SecD, with protein sequence MNRSSLIRVLLAFLVLAASTYVTLTAKPQLGLDLRGGTQIVLEAKDSPTVKATKETTDKATQVLHRRIDALGVSEPNVTRQGENRIIVELPGVQDPREAAKVIGKTAQLTFHEVLDQVATKPAKPAAGELYLPSESGQGFLRLAKPAMTGELVSGAEGRLDPQQVAQGWFVEMNFKGDGGKIWSSITGKAACNPVNTAPRLIAIVLDNEVISAPQVDPNGGNQLCNIGITGGTTTISGAFTEEDAKDLAALISGGALPVPVQVIDQRTVGPSLGQDAIQASALAAMIGLALTALFIIVVYRLVGLMAVLGLLGYAAMSYAALTALGATLTLPGLAGFVLAIGMAVDANVLVFERAREDYIAGRTDGLRRSLRSGFQNALSAIADSNITTLLAAGLLFFLAAGPVRGFGVTLSIGVLASMLSALVVTRVFAEFAVSRGFILRRPALSGIAGHGRVRTWLEARQPALMKHSRRWLVITAVAIIVSVAGVAVRGLNLGIEFTGGRLIEVSTTQPVTPDQARAAVGEAGYPTAVVQASGTDDITVRTGTISDDEAEKIKESISRIGSGAEVIRNESIGPSLGEELRNKGLIALGIALLAQLAYLAARFRWTFGAGAVLALVQNVAVVVGVFAWTGKPIDGIFLAAILTIIGYTVNDSVVVFDRIRETRNARATDNLGKVIDTAIVNVLPRTINTGISTLFILSALLFLGGDSLADFALALLLGILVGTYSSNLTAAPFLLELERRYPAPPPRPKRAQVDRDAQPDRGAVV encoded by the coding sequence GTGAACCGGTCGTCCCTCATCCGTGTACTGCTCGCGTTCCTGGTTCTCGCGGCGTCGACGTACGTCACGCTGACCGCGAAACCACAGCTCGGTCTCGACCTGCGCGGCGGGACGCAGATCGTGCTCGAGGCGAAGGATTCTCCGACGGTCAAGGCGACCAAGGAGACGACCGACAAAGCCACCCAGGTCCTGCACCGGCGGATCGACGCGCTGGGCGTCAGCGAGCCCAACGTGACCCGCCAGGGCGAGAACCGGATCATCGTCGAGCTGCCCGGTGTGCAGGACCCGCGCGAGGCCGCGAAGGTGATCGGCAAGACCGCGCAGCTGACCTTCCACGAGGTGCTCGACCAGGTCGCCACCAAGCCGGCCAAACCGGCGGCAGGCGAGCTGTATCTGCCCAGCGAGAGCGGCCAGGGTTTCCTCCGGCTCGCCAAGCCCGCGATGACCGGTGAGCTGGTCAGCGGCGCGGAGGGCCGGCTCGACCCGCAGCAGGTCGCGCAGGGCTGGTTCGTCGAGATGAACTTCAAGGGCGACGGCGGCAAGATCTGGTCGTCCATCACCGGCAAGGCCGCCTGCAACCCGGTGAACACCGCGCCCCGGCTGATCGCGATCGTGCTGGACAACGAGGTGATCAGCGCCCCGCAGGTCGACCCGAACGGCGGCAACCAGCTCTGCAACATCGGCATCACCGGCGGTACGACGACGATCTCCGGCGCGTTCACCGAGGAGGACGCGAAGGACCTGGCGGCGCTGATCTCCGGTGGCGCGCTGCCCGTGCCGGTCCAGGTGATCGACCAGCGGACGGTCGGCCCGTCGCTCGGCCAGGACGCGATCCAGGCCAGCGCCCTCGCCGCGATGATCGGTCTCGCGCTGACCGCCCTGTTCATCATCGTGGTCTACCGCCTCGTCGGCCTGATGGCGGTCCTCGGTCTCCTCGGGTACGCCGCGATGTCGTACGCCGCCTTGACCGCGCTCGGAGCGACCCTGACCTTGCCCGGCCTGGCCGGCTTCGTGCTGGCGATCGGGATGGCGGTCGACGCGAACGTTCTGGTCTTCGAACGCGCCCGCGAGGACTACATCGCCGGTCGCACAGACGGCCTTCGTCGATCGCTCCGAAGCGGCTTCCAGAACGCGCTGTCCGCGATCGCCGACTCCAACATCACCACTCTCCTCGCTGCCGGTCTGCTGTTCTTCCTGGCTGCCGGTCCGGTCCGCGGCTTCGGCGTCACGCTGTCGATCGGTGTGCTCGCCTCGATGCTGTCCGCGCTCGTCGTGACCAGGGTCTTCGCGGAGTTCGCGGTGTCGCGTGGCTTCATCCTGCGTCGCCCCGCCCTCAGCGGCATCGCCGGCCACGGCCGGGTCCGCACCTGGCTGGAGGCGCGGCAGCCGGCGTTGATGAAGCACAGCCGCCGCTGGCTGGTGATCACGGCCGTCGCGATCATCGTGAGCGTGGCCGGCGTCGCCGTACGCGGTCTGAATCTCGGCATCGAGTTCACCGGCGGCCGGCTGATCGAGGTCAGCACGACGCAGCCGGTCACGCCCGATCAAGCACGGGCCGCCGTGGGCGAAGCGGGGTACCCGACCGCGGTCGTGCAGGCCTCCGGGACCGACGACATCACCGTGCGGACCGGGACGATCAGCGACGACGAAGCCGAGAAGATCAAGGAATCGATCTCGCGGATCGGCAGCGGCGCCGAGGTGATCCGCAACGAGAGCATCGGCCCGTCGCTCGGTGAGGAACTGCGGAACAAGGGCCTGATCGCGCTCGGCATCGCATTGCTCGCACAGCTGGCGTACCTGGCCGCCCGCTTCCGCTGGACCTTCGGCGCCGGCGCGGTGCTGGCGCTCGTGCAGAACGTCGCGGTCGTGGTCGGCGTCTTCGCCTGGACCGGGAAGCCGATCGACGGCATCTTCCTGGCCGCGATCCTGACGATCATCGGCTACACGGTGAACGACTCTGTCGTGGTCTTCGACCGCATCCGCGAGACCCGCAACGCTCGTGCCACCGACAACCTCGGCAAGGTCATCGACACCGCGATCGTCAACGTTCTCCCGCGGACCATCAACACCGGCATCTCGACCCTGTTCATCCTCAGCGCACTGCTGTTCCTGGGCGGCGATTCGCTGGCCGACTTCGCCCTCGCGCTGCTGCTCGGCATCCTCGTCGGCACCTACTCGTCGAACCTCACCGCCGCGCCATTCCTGCTCGAGCTCGAACGCCGCTACCCAGCCCCACCGCCCCGTCCGAAGCGCGCCCAGGTCGACCGCGACGCCCAACCCGACCGCGGCGCCGTCGTCTGA
- a CDS encoding response regulator transcription factor has protein sequence MTRVMIVDDHPMWREGVARDLGSRGYDVCATASDVASAVKIALATRPDVVVMDLQLGSGSGVDATREITTALPDTRVLVLSASAEQDDVLAAVKNGASGYLVKSASLDEFDEAVRRTAEGDAIFSAGLAGLLLGEYRRLEAVGPDVPQLTDRETEVLRLVARGLTAKQIATRLVLSHRTVENHVQNTLRKLQLHNRAELVRYAIEHGLDS, from the coding sequence ATGACCCGAGTCATGATCGTCGACGACCATCCGATGTGGCGCGAGGGAGTGGCGCGCGACCTCGGCAGCCGCGGGTACGACGTGTGCGCGACCGCCTCGGACGTCGCGAGCGCGGTGAAGATCGCGCTGGCGACCCGCCCGGACGTGGTCGTGATGGACCTGCAGCTCGGATCCGGATCCGGCGTGGACGCGACCCGCGAGATCACCACGGCGCTGCCCGACACGCGAGTCCTCGTGCTGTCGGCGAGCGCCGAGCAGGACGACGTACTCGCAGCGGTGAAGAACGGCGCGTCCGGGTATCTGGTGAAGTCCGCGTCGCTGGACGAGTTCGACGAAGCGGTACGCCGTACTGCCGAAGGCGACGCGATCTTCAGCGCCGGCCTGGCCGGACTGCTGCTGGGGGAGTACCGCCGCCTCGAGGCCGTCGGGCCGGACGTGCCCCAACTGACCGACCGAGAGACCGAGGTACTACGACTGGTAGCCCGCGGCCTCACCGCGAAACAGATCGCCACCCGCCTGGTCCTCTCCCACCGCACCGTCGAGAACCACGTCCAGAACACCCTCCGCAAACTCCAACTCCACAACCGAGCCGAACTCGTCCGCTACGCCATAGAACACGGCCTGGACAGCTAG
- the macS gene encoding MacS family sensor histidine kinase, whose translation MERETVDLLQPLWRALVVFRVITWAFACFGVWTRWDGIARPSGAVLQMVVMGIWTLISSLGYSRRWGRRNTRLAFADLAVTVGCMYATLWAQPLIDIRGGASVLTSVWAAGPVLALAISRGRDGGLLGAATISLALLSLRGVENASKILSNVELLLVAGLVVGYAASTMRRAGARLRSAIAAESATAERLRLSRSIHDGVLQVLAQVQRRGTAIGGDALELAQLAAEQEVALRTLMSTRPAVAEGGKADLCGLLLPLATTRVDVVVPAAQVLLPAATAVELVAAVKEALSNVTKHAGPDARCWVAIEDLGDNVVVSIRDDGVGTTPARLEQARVDGHLGVSQSIRGRIADLGGTVAVRTAPGEGTEWELKVTA comes from the coding sequence GTGGAGCGCGAGACGGTCGACCTGCTGCAGCCGCTGTGGCGTGCGCTGGTGGTCTTCCGCGTGATCACCTGGGCGTTCGCCTGTTTCGGCGTGTGGACCCGCTGGGACGGCATCGCCCGGCCGTCCGGCGCGGTGCTCCAGATGGTCGTGATGGGGATCTGGACGCTGATCTCGTCGCTGGGCTACAGCCGTCGCTGGGGGCGCCGCAACACCCGGCTCGCGTTCGCGGACCTGGCCGTCACGGTCGGCTGCATGTACGCGACCTTGTGGGCGCAGCCCCTGATCGACATCCGCGGCGGAGCGTCGGTGCTGACCTCGGTCTGGGCCGCCGGACCGGTCCTCGCGCTGGCGATCTCCCGCGGCCGCGACGGCGGCCTGCTCGGCGCGGCCACGATCAGCCTGGCGCTGTTGTCCCTGCGCGGCGTCGAGAACGCCTCGAAGATCCTCAGCAACGTCGAGCTGCTCCTGGTTGCCGGTCTGGTCGTCGGGTACGCCGCCTCGACGATGCGGCGGGCGGGCGCCCGGCTCCGGTCGGCGATCGCTGCGGAGAGTGCGACCGCCGAGCGGCTGCGGCTCAGTCGCTCGATCCACGACGGCGTACTGCAGGTGCTCGCGCAGGTCCAGCGCCGCGGTACGGCGATCGGCGGCGACGCGCTCGAGCTCGCCCAGCTCGCCGCCGAACAGGAAGTTGCCCTCCGCACCTTGATGTCGACGCGCCCGGCCGTGGCCGAGGGCGGCAAGGCGGACCTGTGCGGGCTGTTGTTGCCATTAGCCACGACCCGGGTCGACGTCGTCGTACCGGCCGCGCAGGTCCTGCTGCCCGCCGCCACAGCTGTTGAACTGGTTGCCGCGGTCAAGGAGGCCTTGAGCAACGTCACCAAGCACGCCGGCCCGGACGCCCGCTGCTGGGTGGCGATCGAGGACCTCGGCGACAATGTCGTGGTCTCGATCCGCGACGATGGAGTCGGTACGACGCCCGCCCGGCTCGAGCAGGCCCGCGTCGACGGCCACCTGGGCGTCAGCCAGTCGATCCGCGGCCGGATCGCCGACCTGGGCGGCACCGTCGCCGTACGGACCGCACCAGGCGAAGGAACCGAGTGGGAGCTGAAGGTCACCGCATGA
- a CDS encoding immune inhibitor A domain-containing protein: MRKLPAGLFSLALAATTGLGMAAASATNAATPPKQGSAPIASEAAPAPDELSSPLEDKRRELRQEALTQVINGQATPEQRNGSTVVKVGTKAAGAKGTKNAKGKVDQYVELSREKTDRIFVVLAEFGNERHPNYPDQDTAPAVPGPATFEGPLHNAIPAPDRSVDNSTVWQADYSQKHFQDLYFGNGNSVKKYYEKQSSGRYSVSGEVTDWVKVKYNEARYGRSNGYPCAGNVCNNTWSLIQDAVNQWVADQEAKGRTKAAITADLKSFDQWDRYDYDGDGNFNEPDGYIDHFQIVHAGGDQADGDPWQGEDAIWSHRWFAGFPGGPATNPNGGAQIGDTGLYVGDYTIQPENGGISVFAHEYGHDLGLPDEYDTSGAAVENGVNWWTIMSQSRVSKPSDGGIGEQAADFNAWDKLQLGWLDYEIVTAGQNRTVDLGPHEYNSKKAQGLVVTLPKKQVEHQLVQPPAGTKDWWSGQGNNFTHTMSRQVALPAGQPAGLTFQANWDIEDCGTTACDYAYVDVNDGSGFKTIPGSITNAAEGNGIDGKSPGWVPATFDLSAYAGKTITLQFRYATDPAAGGIGFFADDIKVNSGSTTVVSSGAETSPDGWTLNGFSAVGASYTSQHDNYYLASNINYVDYDKNLQTGPYNFGWASTLADKVEHFPYQDGLLIWYWDTSQEDNNTNEHPGEGLILPIDSHPTPINRLDGQIWRPRVAAYDAPFGLEKADSFSLHVNGQASYIRGQNAVQTFNDSKSYWTADQPTSSVKVPNNGVNIKVVSKTGTSMKVQVSKRK, from the coding sequence GTGCGCAAGCTACCCGCCGGGCTGTTCAGCCTGGCTCTGGCGGCGACGACCGGGCTCGGCATGGCCGCAGCCTCGGCAACCAACGCCGCCACACCGCCCAAACAAGGGTCGGCGCCGATCGCCAGCGAGGCCGCGCCGGCACCGGACGAGCTGTCCAGCCCGCTGGAGGACAAGCGCCGCGAGCTGCGGCAGGAAGCCCTGACCCAGGTCATCAACGGACAGGCCACGCCCGAGCAGCGCAACGGCAGCACGGTCGTCAAGGTCGGCACCAAGGCCGCCGGCGCCAAGGGCACCAAGAACGCGAAGGGCAAGGTCGACCAGTACGTCGAGCTGAGCCGCGAGAAGACCGACCGGATCTTCGTCGTACTCGCCGAGTTCGGCAACGAGCGGCACCCGAACTACCCCGACCAGGACACCGCGCCGGCGGTCCCTGGCCCGGCGACCTTCGAGGGACCGCTGCACAACGCGATCCCGGCACCGGACCGTTCGGTCGACAACTCGACCGTCTGGCAGGCCGACTACAGCCAGAAGCACTTCCAGGACCTGTACTTCGGCAACGGCAACTCGGTGAAGAAGTACTACGAGAAGCAGTCGTCCGGCCGGTACTCGGTGTCCGGCGAGGTCACTGACTGGGTGAAGGTCAAGTACAACGAGGCTCGGTACGGCCGCTCGAACGGCTACCCGTGCGCCGGCAACGTCTGCAACAACACCTGGAGCCTGATCCAGGACGCGGTCAACCAGTGGGTCGCCGACCAGGAAGCGAAGGGCCGGACCAAGGCCGCGATCACCGCGGACCTGAAGTCGTTCGACCAGTGGGACCGCTACGACTACGACGGTGACGGCAACTTCAACGAGCCCGACGGTTACATCGACCACTTCCAGATCGTGCACGCCGGCGGCGACCAGGCCGACGGCGACCCGTGGCAGGGCGAGGACGCGATCTGGTCGCACCGCTGGTTCGCCGGCTTCCCCGGCGGCCCGGCCACCAACCCGAACGGCGGCGCGCAGATCGGCGACACCGGCCTCTACGTCGGTGACTACACGATCCAGCCGGAGAACGGCGGCATCAGCGTCTTCGCGCACGAGTACGGCCACGACCTCGGTCTGCCGGACGAGTACGACACCTCCGGTGCGGCCGTCGAGAACGGCGTGAACTGGTGGACGATCATGTCCCAGAGTCGCGTCAGCAAGCCCAGCGACGGTGGTATCGGCGAGCAGGCGGCCGACTTCAACGCCTGGGACAAGCTGCAGCTCGGCTGGCTCGACTACGAGATCGTGACCGCCGGCCAGAACCGGACCGTCGACCTCGGCCCCCACGAGTACAACTCGAAGAAGGCCCAGGGCCTGGTGGTGACGCTGCCGAAGAAACAGGTGGAGCACCAGCTCGTCCAGCCGCCCGCCGGGACCAAGGACTGGTGGAGCGGTCAGGGCAACAACTTCACGCACACGATGAGCCGGCAGGTCGCGCTGCCGGCCGGTCAGCCCGCCGGCCTCACCTTCCAGGCCAACTGGGACATCGAGGACTGCGGTACGACGGCGTGTGACTACGCCTACGTCGACGTGAACGACGGATCCGGCTTCAAGACGATCCCCGGCAGCATCACGAACGCCGCCGAGGGCAACGGCATCGACGGCAAGAGCCCTGGCTGGGTGCCTGCCACGTTCGACCTGTCGGCGTACGCCGGTAAGACGATCACGCTGCAGTTCCGCTACGCCACCGACCCGGCGGCCGGCGGGATCGGCTTCTTCGCCGACGACATCAAGGTGAACTCGGGCTCCACCACGGTTGTCAGCTCCGGTGCGGAGACCTCGCCGGACGGGTGGACGCTGAACGGGTTCAGTGCGGTCGGCGCGTCGTACACGAGCCAGCACGACAACTACTACCTGGCGTCGAACATCAACTACGTCGACTACGACAAGAACCTGCAGACCGGCCCGTACAACTTCGGGTGGGCGAGCACGCTGGCCGACAAGGTCGAGCACTTCCCGTACCAGGACGGTCTGCTGATCTGGTACTGGGACACCTCGCAGGAGGACAACAACACCAACGAGCACCCGGGTGAGGGCCTGATCCTGCCGATCGACTCGCACCCGACGCCGATCAACCGGCTCGACGGCCAGATCTGGCGTCCGCGGGTCGCGGCGTACGATGCGCCGTTCGGCCTGGAGAAGGCGGACTCGTTCAGCCTGCACGTCAACGGGCAGGCCAGCTACATCCGCGGCCAGAACGCCGTCCAGACCTTCAACGACAGCAAGTCGTACTGGACCGCGGACCAGCCGACGAGCAGCGTCAAGGTCCCGAACAACGGGGTCAACATCAAGGTCGTCTCGAAGACCGGCACCTCGATGAAGGTGCAGGTCTCCAAGCGCAAGTAG